From the genome of Ignavibacteriales bacterium, one region includes:
- a CDS encoding copper-translocating P-type ATPase codes for MKHNDDKPKVSESKPAEDEIAKKAYDIYLKEGSPKGHAKQNWSDAEAQLMHAGSDHSHKHDHHDHHGHMIADFRKRFWISLVITIPILLLSPLVQQFLGLKETFRFSGDIYVLFALSSFTFFYGGFPFLKGLFDELKKKQPGMMTLIALAISIAYFYSSAVVFGVKGEVFFWELATLIDIMLLGHWIEMKSVMGASKALEELAKLMPDTAHKIDDAGNVTDVPVSELKHEAKLLIKPGEKIPADGKIFEGKSSINEAMITGESKPVSKKEGDNVVGGSINGEGSIKIKVEKIGDETFLSQVVKMVKEAQESKSETQNFANKAAFWLTIVAITSGTVTMFVWLVFTGQSFNFALSRTVTVMVITCPHALGLAIPLVVAVSTALSAKSGLLIRNRNAFEEARNIQAIIFDKTGTLTKGEFGVTETFSFDDKYDEKEILKYAAAVESESEHPIAQGIVKSSEDKYPLKDFNSIPGKGAEGKVNGKDVKVVSPGYLQENKIELQEKDKIEKLSAQGKTVVFVIVDNKLTGAIALGDIIRDESKDAIKQLKELGIKTMMLTGDNKQVAKWVADELGLDDYFAEVLPGKKAEKIKEVQSRGMIVAMTGDGVNDAPALAQADVGIAIGTGTDVAVETADIILVRSNPKDVVTLIKFSKATYSKMVQNLIWATGYNVIAIPLAAGVLYSVGIVLSPAMGAVLMSVSTVIVAVNARLLRMDKSQATEKQGQEVLNDSNSNENKNQETTTIKKGT; via the coding sequence ATGAAACATAATGACGATAAACCCAAGGTATCCGAATCGAAGCCTGCTGAAGACGAGATAGCCAAGAAAGCCTACGACATTTATTTGAAAGAAGGAAGTCCAAAAGGACACGCAAAACAGAATTGGTCAGATGCAGAAGCACAATTAATGCATGCCGGTTCCGATCATTCGCACAAACATGATCATCACGATCACCATGGTCATATGATCGCAGATTTTAGGAAGAGGTTCTGGATTTCACTCGTGATTACAATTCCAATTCTTCTTCTCTCGCCTTTGGTACAACAATTTCTTGGTCTCAAAGAAACTTTTCGTTTCAGTGGTGACATCTATGTTTTGTTTGCGCTATCATCTTTTACATTTTTCTACGGCGGTTTTCCTTTTCTAAAAGGACTATTTGATGAATTGAAAAAGAAGCAGCCCGGAATGATGACGTTAATTGCTCTTGCAATATCGATTGCATATTTCTACAGCAGTGCTGTCGTGTTCGGTGTTAAAGGGGAAGTCTTTTTCTGGGAACTTGCGACTTTGATTGATATTATGCTTCTCGGTCATTGGATAGAAATGAAATCTGTAATGGGCGCTTCAAAAGCGCTTGAAGAACTTGCCAAACTTATGCCGGATACAGCTCATAAAATTGATGATGCAGGAAATGTTACTGATGTTCCGGTTTCCGAACTTAAACACGAAGCTAAATTATTAATTAAACCCGGCGAAAAAATTCCTGCCGATGGAAAAATCTTTGAAGGTAAAAGTTCCATAAATGAAGCAATGATTACCGGTGAATCAAAACCTGTTTCCAAAAAAGAAGGTGATAATGTAGTCGGCGGATCAATAAATGGTGAGGGCTCTATAAAGATTAAAGTTGAGAAAATCGGTGATGAAACTTTTCTTTCACAAGTTGTGAAGATGGTGAAAGAAGCACAGGAAAGTAAATCCGAAACTCAGAACTTTGCCAACAAAGCCGCATTCTGGTTAACTATTGTTGCAATTACTTCCGGCACAGTAACAATGTTTGTATGGCTTGTGTTTACCGGACAAAGTTTCAACTTTGCATTATCCAGAACCGTAACTGTAATGGTTATTACATGTCCGCACGCTCTGGGTCTTGCAATACCGCTTGTTGTCGCAGTTTCAACCGCTCTTTCTGCAAAGAGCGGTTTACTAATTAGAAATAGAAATGCATTTGAAGAGGCAAGAAATATTCAGGCCATTATTTTTGATAAAACCGGGACATTAACTAAAGGTGAATTCGGCGTAACGGAAACGTTTTCATTTGATGATAAATATGATGAAAAAGAAATTCTGAAATATGCCGCCGCGGTTGAATCCGAATCAGAGCATCCGATTGCTCAAGGAATAGTTAAATCTTCAGAAGATAAATATCCGTTGAAAGATTTCAATTCAATTCCCGGCAAAGGTGCTGAAGGGAAAGTAAATGGTAAAGATGTCAAAGTTGTTAGCCCGGGTTATCTCCAAGAAAATAAAATTGAATTACAAGAAAAAGATAAGATTGAAAAATTATCTGCTCAGGGTAAAACTGTTGTTTTTGTCATCGTTGATAATAAACTAACCGGCGCAATAGCGTTAGGAGATATTATCCGCGATGAATCCAAGGACGCAATAAAACAACTTAAAGAGTTAGGTATAAAAACGATGATGCTTACCGGCGATAACAAACAGGTCGCAAAATGGGTTGCCGATGAGCTAGGACTCGATGATTATTTTGCCGAAGTGCTGCCCGGTAAAAAAGCAGAGAAGATAAAAGAAGTGCAGAGCCGCGGAATGATTGTGGCGATGACCGGCGACGGTGTGAACGATGCCCCAGCACTGGCACAAGCTGATGTCGGGATTGCAATAGGTACTGGAACAGACGTAGCAGTTGAAACTGCTGATATAATTCTTGTAAGAAGTAATCCTAAAGATGTGGTTACATTAATAAAATTTTCAAAAGCAACTTATAGTAAAATGGTTCAGAATTTAATCTGGGCTACCGGATATAATGTTATAGCAATTCCTCTTGCTGCAGGAGTTTTGTATTCAGTAGGAATTGTTTTAAGTCCTGCAATGGGTGCAGTGTTGATGTCGGTAAGTACGGTAATTGTAGCCGTCAACGCCAGACTTTTGAGAATGGATAAAAGTCAAGCGACTGAAAAACAAGGACAAGAAGTTTTGAATGACTCTAATTCAAATGAAAACAAGAACCAAGAAACAACAACAATAAAAAAAGGAACATAA
- a CDS encoding HAD-IIB family hydrolase: MKKLIVYDLDGTLAESKSSLDKEMSSLLHDLLGIVKVAVISGGGWPQFEKQLLSNLPQDEHLKNLSLLPTCGTKFFKYTGEWEKIYSEDFTADERKKIIDAFKKSLEEAGFKVEKVWGEIIEDRGSQITYSALGQQAPLEEKKKWDPDFTKRKKIKSILDPLISGFSVRMGGATSIDVTKPGIDKAYGIGKLRDILGISIKEMIFIGDALFPGGNDYPAEEAGVISIPVQGPKETKRVTETIIACLD; encoded by the coding sequence ATGAAAAAACTAATTGTCTATGATCTGGACGGTACGCTTGCCGAAAGTAAATCGTCTCTTGATAAAGAAATGTCTTCATTGCTGCATGACCTTCTAGGTATTGTTAAAGTGGCTGTAATTTCCGGAGGTGGTTGGCCGCAGTTCGAAAAACAACTCCTCTCTAATCTTCCGCAAGATGAGCATCTGAAGAATCTATCGCTTCTTCCAACGTGTGGAACAAAGTTTTTTAAATATACTGGGGAATGGGAAAAAATTTATTCAGAAGATTTCACAGCAGATGAAAGAAAAAAAATTATCGATGCTTTTAAGAAGTCGCTCGAAGAAGCGGGATTCAAAGTTGAAAAAGTTTGGGGAGAGATAATTGAAGATCGCGGAAGCCAGATAACATATTCTGCACTAGGTCAACAAGCTCCATTAGAAGAAAAGAAAAAATGGGATCCTGATTTCACAAAACGGAAAAAAATAAAGTCAATTCTTGATCCTTTAATTTCCGGATTCTCTGTTCGAATGGGTGGCGCGACATCCATCGATGTCACCAAACCCGGCATTGATAAAGCATACGGAATCGGAAAGCTGCGGGACATTCTTGGTATTTCAATAAAAGAGATGATTTTCATTGGTGATGCTTTGTTCCCCGGCGGGAATGATTATCCGGCTGAGGAAGCAGGTGTTATTTCTATCCCGGTTCAAGGTCCTAAAGAAACTAAAAGAGTTACCGAAACGATCATCGCTTGTTTAGATTAA
- a CDS encoding class I mannose-6-phosphate isomerase: MNEIDLYPLKFEPIYQYRIWGGRRLGEVLSSPLSIDGPIGEAWILSDRDDHMSCIANGPLRGETLGQLFEKFQKQLLGNLAGHFSRFPLLLKFLDAKEMLSVQVHPDDSHIDLLPAGETGKTEAWVVLEASKDSRIYAGLKPGTTVDNFRKAITDGNVADKLTYFTPKSGDGVFIPAGTVHTLGGDVVVFEIQENSDVTFRLYDWDHVDTKTGKQRELQVEQAISCIDFSQGAVGPVVPKVEEVKPALRERLFLCEHFGLWRLTSESKLKVGEVGMPRVLVCIYGNGQLKHGSENYSVDKGDVLLLPAVVGVCDFLPLNEVCLLEITLPV; encoded by the coding sequence ATGAATGAAATTGATTTGTATCCTCTGAAATTCGAACCGATATATCAGTATCGAATATGGGGTGGACGGCGTTTAGGTGAAGTTCTCTCATCACCCTTAAGTATCGATGGTCCAATCGGTGAAGCATGGATACTAAGCGACCGCGATGACCATATGAGTTGCATTGCAAATGGTCCGCTGAGAGGAGAAACCTTAGGTCAATTATTTGAAAAATTTCAGAAACAATTGTTGGGAAACTTGGCTGGGCACTTCAGCAGGTTCCCACTACTTTTGAAATTTCTCGATGCAAAAGAAATGCTTTCAGTCCAGGTGCATCCAGATGATTCACATATAGATCTACTGCCTGCAGGTGAAACAGGTAAGACCGAAGCATGGGTTGTGTTGGAGGCATCGAAAGATAGCCGCATCTATGCTGGCTTGAAACCAGGTACTACAGTTGACAATTTCCGGAAGGCAATAACTGACGGAAATGTTGCGGACAAACTAACATACTTTACTCCGAAGTCCGGTGACGGTGTATTCATACCAGCCGGAACAGTTCACACATTGGGAGGCGATGTCGTTGTATTTGAGATTCAGGAGAACAGTGATGTAACTTTTCGCTTGTACGACTGGGACCATGTTGATACAAAAACAGGTAAACAAAGAGAGCTACAAGTTGAACAAGCAATTTCATGTATTGACTTTTCGCAAGGTGCCGTGGGCCCGGTGGTGCCGAAGGTGGAGGAAGTAAAACCAGCTCTGCGGGAACGGCTTTTTCTCTGTGAACATTTTGGTTTGTGGCGACTTACCAGTGAATCGAAATTAAAAGTTGGTGAAGTTGGAATGCCCCGTGTGCTGGTATGTATTTACGGTAACGGTCAGTTGAAACATGGTAGTGAAAATTATTCCGTCGATAAAGGCGATGTGCTGCTCTTACCGGCTGTTGTCGGTGTGTGCGATTTTCTGCCCCTTAATGAAGTGTGTTTGTTGGAAATTACGTTGCCTGTATAG